A single genomic interval of Musa acuminata AAA Group cultivar baxijiao chromosome BXJ3-4, Cavendish_Baxijiao_AAA, whole genome shotgun sequence harbors:
- the LOC135636158 gene encoding uncharacterized protein LOC135636158: MSALVCGKRSSSIFEELAHSPPPSVSKRARCCFAGAASPTTPALRPSPALSIPCFDGNDSGSGVDIHQVAAHIAHLRFLFPEMDPQLLQRALEESGHDLASAVKCLDALRLESAEINLMSTQSKTEAVLETKPQVSAEGITNDCKDATAPIQPAEEHPPRDRSEWVELFVRGMMNASDMNDARSRSSQMLGVLEKSITARAGAEAMKSLHKENTTMKEKTRVLLGENNLLKRAVAMQHDRQKNYDEICQESQHLNQLVSQYQEQLRTLEVNNFALKMHLKEAQHSRSIPGRFHPDIF, from the exons ATGTCTGCCCTAGTCTGCGGCAAGAGGTCTTCTTCCATCTTCGAGGAGCTCGCTCACTCGCCTCCGCCATCGGTCTCTAAGAGAGCCCGCTGCTGTTTCGCTGGAGCCGCCTCCCCCACCACTCCCGCCCTCCGTCCTTCGCCCGCTCTGTCGATCCCATGTTTTGATGGGAACGACAGCGGGAGTGGCGTAGACATCCACCAGGTTGCTGCTCATATCGCGCACCTGAGGTTTCTGTTCCCTGAAATGGATCCGCAG CTTCTTCAACGGGCACTTGAAGAGTCTGGACATGATTTGGCTTCTGCTGTGAAGTGCTTGGATGCTCTTCGGTTAGAGTCGGCAGAGATAAATCTGATGTCTACACAAAGCAAAACTGAAGCTGTACTTGAAACAAAACCTCAGGTTTCAGCTGAAG GTATTACGAATGATTGCAAGGATGCAACTGCTCCAATTCAACCAGCTGAAGAGCATCCTCCAAGAGATAGATCTGAATGGGTTGAGCTGTTTGTGAGAGGGATGATGAATGCCTCTGACATGAATGATGCAAGGTCTCGTTCTTCCCAAATGCTAGGGGTCCTGGAGAAGTCAATTACAGCTCGTGCTGGTGCTGAAGCCATGAAGAGTCTCCACAAG GAAAATACAACGATGAAGGAAAAAACTCGAGTGTTGCTCGGAGAGAACAATCTTCTGAAGCGTGCAGTGGCAATGCAGCATGATCGGCAGaaaaattatgatgaaatatGCCAAGAGTCGCAGCATCTGAACCAGCTGGTCTCCCAATATCAAGAGCAACTAAGGACTCTTGAG GTGAACAACTTTGCACTCAAAATGCATCTGAAAGAGGCTCAGCATAGCAGATCGATTCCAGGACGCTTTCATCCGGACATCTTTTAA